A window of the Comamonas sp. Y33R10-2 genome harbors these coding sequences:
- the lpxC gene encoding UDP-3-O-acyl-N-acetylglucosamine deacetylase yields MLQQRTIKTISRAVGVGMHSGQRVELTLRPAQPDTGIVFRRVDLPEPVEIPISAESVTDTRMASTIGTGGAKVHTVEHLMSAIAGLGIDNIYVDITAEEVPILDGSSSSFVFLLQSAGVELQKAPKRFIRIKTPVEVREGEGPNLKWARFDPYHGFKLRFEIDFSHPAVDSTGQCVEFDMGLDNYTRDIARARTFGFTKDVEMLRNNGLALGGGLDNAIVMDDYKVLNSGGLRYDDEFAKHKILDAIGDLYLIGKPILGAYSAFRSGHGLNNKLLRAILEQPDAWEIVTFDSERQAPQGFGMPTQAW; encoded by the coding sequence ATGCTTCAGCAACGCACCATCAAGACTATCTCCCGGGCCGTAGGCGTGGGCATGCACAGCGGCCAACGTGTCGAGTTGACACTGCGCCCAGCGCAGCCTGATACCGGCATCGTGTTTCGTCGGGTGGATTTGCCTGAGCCTGTGGAAATTCCGATTTCAGCAGAGTCTGTTACCGATACACGCATGGCTTCCACCATTGGAACAGGCGGCGCCAAGGTGCACACCGTTGAGCATCTGATGTCGGCGATTGCTGGCCTGGGTATCGACAATATCTATGTGGATATCACGGCTGAAGAAGTGCCCATTCTGGATGGCTCGTCTTCGTCCTTCGTCTTCTTGCTGCAAAGCGCTGGGGTGGAGTTGCAAAAAGCGCCTAAGCGTTTTATCCGCATCAAGACCCCCGTTGAGGTGCGTGAAGGTGAAGGCCCCAACCTGAAGTGGGCGCGCTTTGATCCCTACCACGGCTTTAAGCTGCGCTTTGAGATCGATTTCTCTCACCCTGCGGTGGACTCCACCGGGCAGTGCGTTGAGTTCGATATGGGGCTGGATAACTACACCCGCGATATCGCTCGTGCCCGTACCTTTGGCTTTACCAAAGATGTGGAGATGCTGCGCAACAACGGCTTAGCGTTAGGTGGTGGCTTGGATAACGCCATCGTCATGGACGACTACAAGGTCCTCAACAGTGGTGGCCTGCGTTATGACGATGAGTTTGCCAAGCATAAAATTTTGGATGCTATTGGCGACCTGTATCTGATTGGCAAGCCGATTTTGGGCGCGTACAGCGCTTTTCGCTCGGGCCACGGGCTCAATAACAAGCTGCTGCGGGCCATTTTGGAGCAGCCGGATGCTTGGGAAATCGTGACCTTTGATAGCGAGCGTCAGGCCCCTCAGGGCTTTGGCATGCCGACCCAAGCTTGGTAA
- a CDS encoding cell division protein FtsQ/DivIB — MSRNHPTSVVPFDVKLMNITATVMFMGCLAALVMTVGWWLMRTPAFNIGRIVVDGELVHNTALTLRANVAPVLKGNFFTVDLKAAQHAFEQAPWIQEARVRREYPNGLRVSLKEHVAEAFWGPETGSGLLNKSGEVFEANLGELDREGLPRLQGPDGSAPRVLQMYHALAPALKPLNVELDSLTLNARGSWDAVLDNDAQLELGGGTTEDVLLRVQRLVRTLPKISSQYQRSVADLASADLRYEDGYALRLKGVTTGSSAPALASPRR; from the coding sequence ATGAGTCGCAACCATCCCACATCTGTCGTTCCGTTCGACGTCAAGCTGATGAACATCACCGCTACGGTTATGTTCATGGGGTGCTTGGCGGCGCTCGTGATGACCGTGGGGTGGTGGCTGATGCGAACTCCGGCCTTCAATATTGGCCGCATCGTGGTGGATGGCGAGTTGGTGCACAACACGGCGCTGACGCTGCGGGCTAATGTGGCGCCCGTGCTCAAAGGCAATTTCTTCACCGTGGATTTGAAAGCCGCTCAACATGCTTTCGAGCAAGCGCCCTGGATTCAGGAGGCGCGTGTGCGCCGCGAATACCCCAACGGCTTGCGCGTCTCTCTCAAGGAGCATGTGGCAGAGGCCTTCTGGGGCCCTGAGACCGGCAGCGGTCTGCTCAATAAATCGGGTGAAGTGTTTGAAGCCAACTTGGGCGAGTTGGATCGCGAAGGTCTGCCTCGCCTGCAGGGGCCTGATGGATCTGCACCACGAGTTCTGCAGATGTACCACGCGCTCGCGCCGGCTCTGAAACCACTCAATGTTGAGCTAGATAGTTTGACGCTCAATGCCCGCGGCAGCTGGGATGCGGTGCTAGATAACGATGCCCAGCTTGAACTAGGCGGCGGCACGACAGAAGACGTACTGCTACGCGTGCAGCGCTTGGTGCGCACGTTGCCCAAAATTAGCTCTCAATACCAGCGCTCGGTTGCGGATCTTGCATCCGCTGATTTGCGCTACGAAGACGGATATGCCTTGCGACTCAAAGGCGTAACTACTGGATCCTCCGCGCCGGCACTCGCCAGCCCCAGACGATGA
- the ruvC gene encoding crossover junction endodeoxyribonuclease RuvC gives MRILGIDPGLQTTGFGVIDMDGQRLSYVASGTIRTNKMELGDLPGRLKVLFDGISEVASRYSPDCSAVEIVFVNVNPQSTLLLGQARGAALTALVNANLPVSEYTALQMKKAVTGHGRAAKNQIQEMVKRLLQLPGLPGPDAADALGLAITHAHAYAAMSLMAKSTDLQRKQHAMFKGGRVY, from the coding sequence ATGCGAATTTTAGGAATCGACCCCGGCCTGCAGACCACGGGCTTTGGCGTCATCGACATGGATGGGCAGCGCCTGTCCTATGTGGCCAGCGGCACTATCCGCACCAACAAAATGGAACTAGGCGACCTGCCGGGCCGTCTCAAAGTGCTATTTGACGGCATCTCTGAAGTTGCTTCGCGCTACAGCCCAGACTGCTCGGCGGTGGAGATCGTCTTCGTCAACGTCAACCCCCAATCCACCTTGCTGCTGGGCCAGGCACGCGGCGCGGCGCTGACGGCACTGGTCAATGCCAACTTGCCGGTGTCTGAATACACTGCCCTGCAAATGAAAAAAGCCGTGACCGGCCATGGCCGCGCCGCCAAAAATCAAATTCAGGAAATGGTCAAACGCCTGCTGCAACTACCCGGCCTGCCCGGCCCCGACGCGGCCGATGCACTGGGGCTGGCTATTACTCATGCACATGCCTATGCAGCCATGAGCTTGATGGCCAAATCCACCGATCTGCAACGCAAGCAGCACGCCATGTTTAAGGGTGGAAGAGTCTATTAA
- the aroE gene encoding shikimate dehydrogenase: MTAITDSYCVAGNPVAHSRSPWIHARFAQLTGQALSYERTLVALDGFTAFVQNFAAAGGKGCNVTVPFKLQAAELAISASERVRLAGAANTLIFSGSGIHAENTDGLGLVADITRNAGVTINGRDVLLLGAGGAAAGALGSLLEEKPRRIVVVNRTYAKAQALVEQHANIALLHKVELQVIDKQALEADLTQNFDIIINATASSLGGAEVPAPASVLRAGSLAYDMMYGPAAKPFLDWASAHGAVARDGLGMLVEQAAESFALWRGVRPPSAQVLAELRELLQATTAH; the protein is encoded by the coding sequence ATGACTGCCATCACAGACTCGTACTGCGTTGCCGGCAACCCTGTTGCCCACAGCCGATCTCCTTGGATTCACGCCCGCTTTGCGCAGTTAACGGGGCAAGCACTCAGCTATGAGCGCACGCTGGTCGCGCTCGACGGCTTTACGGCCTTTGTGCAAAACTTTGCCGCAGCCGGCGGCAAGGGCTGTAACGTCACCGTGCCCTTCAAGCTGCAAGCAGCCGAGCTGGCCATCAGCGCCAGCGAACGCGTACGCCTGGCCGGCGCCGCCAATACGCTGATCTTTAGCGGCAGCGGCATTCATGCAGAAAATACGGATGGCCTAGGCCTTGTGGCTGACATCACCCGCAATGCAGGCGTCACGATCAACGGGCGCGATGTTCTTTTGCTGGGCGCTGGTGGCGCAGCAGCTGGCGCTTTGGGCTCGCTACTAGAGGAAAAGCCACGCCGCATCGTGGTGGTAAACCGCACCTATGCCAAGGCACAGGCACTAGTCGAGCAACACGCAAACATTGCTTTGCTACATAAAGTAGAGCTACAAGTCATTGATAAACAAGCACTAGAAGCCGATTTAACTCAAAATTTCGACATCATCATCAACGCTACCGCCAGCAGCCTCGGCGGTGCCGAAGTACCGGCTCCCGCATCTGTGCTGCGCGCAGGCAGTCTGGCTTACGACATGATGTACGGCCCTGCAGCCAAGCCATTTTTGGACTGGGCCAGCGCACATGGCGCAGTCGCTAGAGATGGCTTGGGTATGTTGGTCGAGCAAGCCGCAGAGTCCTTTGCCTTGTGGCGCGGCGTGCGCCCGCCGTCGGCCCAAGTACTGGCTGAATTGCGCGAGCTGCTGCAAGCCACAACAGCTCATTAA
- a CDS encoding RcnB family protein — protein sequence MFRLTSRILSACVAACLGFGSLAVQAQPGPPPGHGPGDMRHGGRHDDRGRHHDNHRHDDRRFDDRRGDNRGADNRFDRRDDRRMRGAGPDHNWQRGYRVPPQYRSHHYVVNDWRGHRLSAPPRGYQWVQNGSDYLLIGIATGVIATMVLGGY from the coding sequence ATGTTTCGCCTGACCTCTCGCATTCTTTCTGCTTGCGTTGCTGCCTGCCTGGGTTTCGGTAGTCTGGCTGTTCAAGCTCAGCCAGGCCCACCTCCCGGTCATGGTCCGGGTGATATGCGTCATGGTGGCCGTCACGATGATCGTGGCCGCCATCACGACAATCATCGCCATGACGATCGCCGCTTTGACGACCGCCGGGGTGATAACCGCGGGGCTGATAACCGTTTTGACCGCCGCGATGATCGCCGTATGCGTGGTGCAGGCCCAGATCACAACTGGCAGCGGGGTTATCGCGTACCGCCTCAGTATCGCTCGCACCACTATGTCGTTAACGACTGGCGCGGCCACCGTCTCTCGGCGCCTCCGCGTGGCTATCAATGGGTACAGAACGGCAGTGATTATTTGCTGATCGGCATTGCCACGGGTGTGATCGCCACCATGGTGCTGGGCGGCTATTAA
- the ftsZ gene encoding cell division protein FtsZ has protein sequence MPIDMIETEEFNQGTQIKVIGVGGGGGNAVDHMIERNVQGVQFITANTDAQALLRSRAHRTIHLGGSGLGAGSKPDKGREAAELAVEDIRAAIEGAHMLFITAGMGGGTGTGASPVIARVAKEMGILTVGVVTKPFDWEGGRRMQNADSGLAELEANVDSLIVVLNEKLLDVLGDDISQDEAFAHANDVLKNAVGGIAEIINEYGHVNVDFEDVRTVMGEPGKAMMGTAKAAGPDRARIAAEQAVACPLLEGIDLSGAKGVLVLVTAAKGSLKLSESRLAMSTINAYASPDAHVIYGAAYDDSLGDEIRVTVVATGLSRPNVRRQNIQVVQGGLRTGTDNVAVGLPPIGGLDYGTANTNVPSVWRTNRTQASERVSALASGGMDDVEIPAFLRKQAD, from the coding sequence ATGCCGATTGACATGATTGAAACAGAAGAATTCAACCAAGGTACGCAGATCAAAGTGATCGGCGTCGGTGGCGGCGGCGGCAACGCCGTTGACCACATGATTGAACGTAACGTGCAAGGCGTTCAATTCATCACGGCCAATACGGATGCTCAAGCCCTGCTGCGCAGCCGCGCACATCGCACGATTCATTTGGGTGGTAGCGGCTTGGGCGCTGGCAGTAAGCCAGACAAGGGTCGCGAGGCTGCGGAGCTGGCTGTGGAAGACATCCGCGCTGCAATTGAAGGTGCACACATGCTCTTCATTACAGCCGGTATGGGCGGTGGTACGGGTACCGGTGCATCGCCTGTGATCGCACGAGTGGCCAAGGAAATGGGCATTCTGACGGTGGGCGTGGTGACCAAGCCTTTCGATTGGGAAGGCGGGCGCCGCATGCAAAACGCTGACTCCGGCCTGGCCGAGTTGGAAGCGAATGTGGACTCGTTGATCGTCGTGCTCAACGAAAAGCTGCTCGACGTGCTGGGTGACGATATCTCCCAAGATGAGGCTTTTGCCCATGCCAACGATGTTCTGAAGAACGCCGTGGGCGGTATTGCCGAAATCATCAACGAGTACGGCCATGTGAACGTCGACTTTGAAGACGTGCGCACCGTGATGGGCGAGCCAGGCAAGGCCATGATGGGTACGGCCAAGGCCGCAGGCCCTGACCGAGCCCGTATCGCTGCTGAACAAGCCGTGGCTTGCCCACTGCTCGAAGGTATCGATCTGTCTGGCGCCAAGGGTGTGCTGGTGCTGGTGACTGCGGCCAAGGGTAGCTTGAAGCTGTCCGAGTCGCGTCTGGCCATGTCCACCATCAATGCCTACGCTTCGCCTGATGCACATGTGATTTACGGTGCTGCCTACGACGACTCACTGGGTGACGAAATCCGCGTGACTGTGGTAGCTACCGGCCTGTCGCGCCCTAACGTGCGTCGCCAGAACATTCAGGTGGTGCAGGGCGGTCTGCGCACTGGTACGGACAACGTCGCAGTGGGTCTGCCTCCTATCGGTGGTCTGGACTACGGCACGGCCAACACCAATGTGCCTAGCGTCTGGCGCACCAACCGTACCCAAGCTTCGGAGCGCGTGAGCGCACTGGCGTCTGGCGGTATGGATGATGTGGAAATCCCTGCGTTCCTGCGCAAGCAAGCTGACTAA
- a CDS encoding D-alanine--D-alanine ligase has product MSTFGTNIDVKALGKVAVLMGGRSSEREVSLMSGAGVLAALQSHGVDAHSFDHAEQALDQLKVQGFDRCFIALHGRFGEDGTVQGALELLGIPYTGSGVMASSIAMDKVMTKRIWRFEGLPTPDWRMVASADETRAAFEALGAPMIVKPARDGSSIGLTKVMNADECAKAYALAAQYDAEVLCEEFITGDETTCPVLGTGAKAGALPVIRIVAPEGNYDYQNKYFTDTTQYHCPSGLPADEEAAIQRIVEKAFRTLGCRGWARADIMIRGSDRKPFLLEINTSPGMTGHSLVPMAARASGVSYENLCLGILAMSALDGDAEQA; this is encoded by the coding sequence ATGAGCACATTTGGCACAAATATTGATGTGAAGGCATTGGGCAAAGTCGCCGTGCTGATGGGTGGGCGCTCGTCCGAACGCGAAGTCTCGCTGATGTCTGGCGCTGGCGTGCTGGCTGCTTTGCAGTCGCATGGCGTGGATGCCCATTCGTTTGATCATGCCGAGCAGGCTTTGGATCAGCTCAAAGTGCAAGGCTTTGACCGCTGCTTTATCGCGCTGCATGGCCGTTTTGGTGAAGATGGCACGGTGCAGGGTGCGCTGGAGCTGCTGGGCATTCCTTACACCGGCTCGGGTGTGATGGCTTCTAGCATCGCTATGGACAAGGTCATGACCAAGCGCATCTGGCGCTTTGAAGGTCTGCCCACACCTGACTGGCGCATGGTGGCTTCGGCCGATGAAACCCGCGCTGCGTTTGAAGCGCTGGGCGCACCCATGATCGTCAAGCCTGCACGTGACGGCTCCAGCATCGGCCTGACCAAGGTGATGAATGCCGACGAATGCGCTAAGGCCTATGCGCTGGCAGCGCAGTACGACGCAGAAGTGCTGTGCGAGGAGTTCATCACCGGTGATGAAACCACTTGCCCCGTGCTGGGTACCGGTGCCAAGGCGGGCGCGCTACCCGTGATTCGCATCGTGGCGCCCGAGGGCAACTACGACTACCAGAACAAGTACTTCACCGATACCACGCAATATCACTGCCCAAGCGGTCTGCCTGCCGATGAAGAAGCCGCGATTCAGCGCATTGTGGAAAAAGCCTTCCGCACGCTGGGCTGCCGTGGCTGGGCGCGTGCCGACATCATGATTCGCGGCAGTGATCGCAAGCCTTTCTTGCTGGAGATCAATACCTCGCCGGGCATGACCGGGCATTCTCTGGTCCCCATGGCTGCGCGTGCTTCTGGTGTGAGCTATGAAAACCTGTGCCTTGGCATTTTGGCCATGAGCGCACTGGATGGAGATGCGGAGCAAGCATGA
- the mtgA gene encoding monofunctional biosynthetic peptidoglycan transglycosylase — MKAFARLLLLVLCASVLLQLFFVARIAAMAWLDSESTTYQRSEAWQLANSQDGLRWRQQWVDYAQISSNLTRAVIASEDAGFLDHHGVQWEAIQKAYQRNAKAEAKAELADNGKPAKVYGGSTITQQLAKNLLLSGERNFLRKAQELLLAQLLELMLSKQRILEIYLNNVEWGQGVFGAEAAAQHYFRKSAAQLSASDAARLAAMLPAPKRFEKTPQSRYLAQRARTIARYIPMVTAP, encoded by the coding sequence ATGAAAGCCTTTGCTCGCCTGCTCTTGCTGGTACTCTGCGCCAGCGTGCTGCTACAGCTATTTTTTGTAGCGCGCATCGCAGCAATGGCTTGGCTTGACTCAGAATCTACCACCTATCAGCGCTCTGAAGCATGGCAGTTGGCGAACAGCCAAGACGGCCTGCGCTGGCGTCAACAGTGGGTGGATTACGCTCAAATTTCCAGCAACCTCACCCGTGCGGTGATTGCTTCAGAAGACGCCGGCTTTCTAGATCACCACGGCGTTCAGTGGGAGGCCATTCAAAAAGCCTACCAACGTAATGCAAAGGCAGAGGCTAAAGCCGAGTTAGCTGACAACGGCAAGCCTGCCAAGGTCTATGGCGGCTCCACCATCACCCAGCAACTGGCCAAGAACTTGCTGCTATCGGGTGAGCGTAATTTCTTGCGCAAAGCGCAAGAGCTGCTGCTGGCCCAATTGCTAGAACTGATGCTGAGCAAACAACGTATTTTGGAGATTTACCTCAACAACGTGGAATGGGGCCAAGGCGTGTTTGGTGCCGAGGCTGCAGCCCAACACTACTTTCGCAAAAGTGCAGCCCAGTTGAGCGCCAGCGACGCAGCCCGCCTTGCCGCCATGCTGCCTGCACCAAAACGCTTTGAAAAAACGCCACAATCGCGCTACCTGGCGCAACGCGCACGCACTATTGCGCGATATATCCCGATGGTGACCGCACCTTGA
- the ftsA gene encoding cell division protein FtsA, translating to MAREYKDVIVGLDIGTAKVMAVVAEVLPNGELKLAGLGVAPSNGLKRGVVVNIDATVQSIQQALKEAELMADCKIQRVCTGITGSHIRGLNSSGMVAIKDKEVTSTDMARVMETAKAINISSDQRLLLVEAQEFVIDGHEVREPIGMSGIRLEAKIHIVTGAQSAAENIIKCVRRCGLEVEQLLLNPLASAHAVLTDDERELGVAVVDIGAGATDVAIFTGGAIRHTAVIPIAGDLITSDIAMALRTPTKDAEDIKVESGYAKQLLADPDAQVEVPGLGDRSPRMISKQALAGVIEPRVEEIFSLVQQVIRESGYEEVLSSGIVLTGGSSVMPGMIELGEDIFLKPVRRGLPKYSGALADMVAQPRAATVMGLLDEARLARIRGYKVAQQSGSMKTAFGRFKDFIVGNF from the coding sequence ATGGCAAGAGAATACAAGGATGTAATCGTTGGTCTGGACATCGGCACCGCCAAAGTCATGGCGGTGGTGGCCGAGGTCTTGCCTAATGGCGAGCTGAAACTGGCAGGCCTTGGTGTGGCCCCCAGCAATGGCTTAAAGCGCGGCGTGGTGGTCAATATTGATGCCACGGTGCAGAGTATTCAGCAGGCTTTGAAAGAGGCTGAGTTGATGGCTGATTGCAAGATTCAGCGCGTGTGCACAGGCATCACGGGCAGCCACATCCGGGGCCTTAACTCCAGCGGCATGGTGGCAATCAAGGACAAGGAAGTCACCTCGACCGACATGGCCCGTGTGATGGAAACCGCCAAGGCCATCAATATTTCGTCCGACCAGCGCCTTTTGCTGGTGGAGGCGCAAGAGTTTGTCATTGACGGCCATGAGGTGCGCGAGCCCATCGGCATGAGCGGCATTCGCCTTGAAGCCAAGATTCATATCGTCACGGGCGCGCAAAGCGCGGCTGAGAACATCATCAAGTGCGTGCGCCGCTGCGGCCTGGAAGTCGAGCAGTTGCTGCTTAACCCACTGGCATCCGCACACGCCGTGCTGACCGATGACGAGCGTGAGCTGGGCGTGGCGGTGGTCGATATCGGCGCAGGCGCGACGGATGTCGCTATTTTCACTGGTGGCGCGATTCGCCACACGGCGGTGATTCCGATTGCGGGTGATTTGATTACCAGCGACATCGCCATGGCGCTGCGCACGCCAACCAAGGATGCTGAAGACATTAAGGTTGAGAGCGGCTACGCCAAGCAACTTCTGGCGGATCCTGATGCGCAGGTTGAAGTGCCGGGCTTGGGTGATCGCAGCCCCCGCATGATTAGCAAGCAGGCGCTGGCCGGCGTGATCGAGCCGCGCGTTGAAGAAATTTTCTCGCTGGTGCAGCAAGTCATCCGCGAGTCGGGCTACGAAGAAGTGCTGTCCTCGGGCATCGTGCTCACGGGCGGCAGCTCCGTCATGCCCGGAATGATTGAGCTGGGCGAGGACATCTTCCTCAAGCCCGTACGCCGCGGTCTTCCCAAGTATTCGGGTGCGCTGGCCGACATGGTCGCCCAGCCCCGCGCCGCCACCGTGATGGGCCTGCTTGATGAAGCGCGCCTGGCACGTATACGTGGCTACAAAGTGGCTCAGCAAAGCGGATCGATGAAGACTGCTTTTGGCCGGTTCAAGGACTTTATTGTGGGGAACTTCTGA